AAAGACTGTACAGATTGTGCCACACTTGACTAATACTATTCAAGACTGGATTGAGCGAGTTTCCAAGATTCCTGTTGACGAGACTGGAGAGGAGCCGGATGTCTGTATTATCGAGGCAAGTATGTTTTTGCTAGACGCCATACCATACATGGCTAAGTGGGCCATAGCTTGGTGGTACAGTTGGTGACATTGAATCCATGCCTTTTATTGAGGCTATGCGTCAATTTCAATTCCGAGTTGGCCACGAAAACTTTGCGCTTATCTATGTCTCCCTCATCCCGTTGGTTAGCGGTGAACAAAAAACGAAGCCTACCCAGGCGGGTGTTAGGGATCTTCGTGGCTTGGGATTACTGCCCGACTTGGTGAGCCAGGAAGTCTGTTATTTGCTGTCTGACTCTTGTTAGATTGCTTGTCGATGTACCGAAGAGCTTCTGACTGCCACTATGGAGAAAGTCTCCATGTTCTGTCATGTCTCCCCTCGTCAAGTCCTTGGAGTCCATAATGTGTCCTCTACATACCATGttccccttcttctcaaagatcaaggaatgcttcatttcttttggGAAAGACTCAGCCTATCTTCTGTTAAAATCAAGGACGAATTAAAGATTAAGGGAGAGCGAATTGAAACCAGCTGGAAGACTTTGACTAGGGGATTGGAAAGGTGTTTTGAAAGTGTGGAGATTGTTTTGGTTGGCAAGTACACCGCTTTGGAAGATTCCTATATGAGCGTTGTCAAGTCTCTTGAACACGCATCCATGCGGTGTGGCCGAAAACTCGAGCTTCACGTAGgtcttctttttacttGAACAATACGGTAGTCTAAAAACACCCCACAGTGGGTTGATTCCGGAGACCTTGAACTTAATATGCAGACGGAGAACCCGGTCAAATTTCACAATGCGTGGAAATCGGTTTGTTCTGCCAAGTAAGTATCATTGTGGTCTTCATTGTCAAGTGTAATCTCATAGAAGCCAGGGGTATCATCGTTCCAGGTGGCTTTGGTCTCCGAGGGACAGAAGGGATGATTGCAGCCGCGAAATGGGCGAGAGAACAAAGAGTGCCATATTTGGGTATCTGCTTAGGTTTCCAAGTAGCCGTCATTGAATGGGCTAGACATGTTTGTAACCTCAAAGGTTTGTTCAATATAGTGCATCGAATTTGAATCGTGGTTGACTTGCTATTTACCGTTTCAGATTCCAACTCTGCCGAGCTCTTCCCTGACTGTCAACATCCCATCATTTGCTTCATGCCTGAAATTTCCAAAACGCATATGGGTGGCACCATGCGGCTCGGGCTTCGACCCACTATCTTTGAGCCCAATACCGAGAAGAGCAAGCTCAGACGATTGTATGGAAACAAAGACATAGTCTGGGAAAGACACAGGCATAGATATGAAGTTGAGCCTCGTTATGTCGAGCAACTCGAAGCGCCGGGCGGGTTGAGATTCATTGGCAAGGATGAACGGGGAGAAAGGATGCAAATGCTCGAGCTAGAGGATCACCCTTACTTTGTCGGTCTGCAAGCTCATCCTGAGTTTTGCTCGCGGCCGTTGAACCCGTCGCCCCCTTTCCTTGGTCTTGTTGCCGCTGCCTGTGGTCTTTCCATCCTCGCGGAGCAGATTGCCAACAATGAAAAAACTTACGTCGACCCCCATCCTGAAAGTGCCAAAGTTGTGCCTGCGTCTGAGGCTGCTACCCAAGCTGGACGGGAGAAGGAACAGGCTGTGGAAGGATAAAGGtaaaagaggaagacgtGGTTTCTGCTcaggagaagaagcttgATGGGATTGCTGAGATTTGAGACGTAGGGAGAGATTTCACATGATACCTAGTAATGTAAAGGCGACGGTGTTCAGTTAATTAATATCAAGAACTCAATCTTTCGGCTTTTGATGCATCGCTTCATATATAGAAATTGTTTCTTGCAAAGACAAAGTTATATATCAATTATACCGTATAAACACTGATACTACCTGTCTAACCGGTTAATGGACACTTGTGATTAACCGAAGCCGGTAAGAGCCGAACCAAATAATACGTATTCATGAATACAAATCATATATAATGTGACAATAactcttccatcttgtaAAAATACGTTTTTATTTACAGTAAGCAATTGTCTTTTATTAATCCTTGCTAATGCCTCTAAAAGCCCCAAACGACATGTCTTGCGCCTTTTTCGCCATGAAAGCTACATTGAGGGGTCGAAAGACTATGTCTTTGTTTGGAGCTCCTACTCTCAAGTACAGAGCCTTTGCTTGCAACTTGCGTGAATCAAGAAATATTTCCATAATCAAAAACATCACAGAATCATCTCCATCCTTTGTCTTGCAACCTTTCAAGCCACGCTCAAATACCAACAGCGCCAGCGCCAGGATGGCTCATTTCTCGTCTTTGCTCTCTGCCTCAGTTCCCTATCTTcatggaaagaagatgcagCATCTCGTTGCCAGAAGACCCTTTAGTCGgtctctcatctcttcccaGTTACCTTCTCCATCGTCCAATGCAGAGTCAGAATCCGAAAGGAAAGCTACCAAACAAAGTGGAAGGATCTCCAGAGAACTGAtgacttttccttcttgcgCCGGCCGAGGTCAGTATATCCGTATTGTTGAGGTGTCACCCAGAGATGGGTTACAGAATTTAAAAGGCAAATTGGTGCCAACCCATGTGAAGAAGGAGTTGGTGGAACGACTATTGAATGCTGGCGTAAGGAATATTGAAGTCGGAAGTTTCGTCAGAGGAGATTGGGTGCCGCAAGTAAGTTTTGTTTCAATATGTGCAACGTCAGGCATGTACTGATACTGCCTTGATAGATGGCAGACACTCCTAAACTTCTGCCGCTTCTCCCGCCATATTCTGCATCATATAcgcctccttctccaactttACGCTCAGAGTCGCCTTTCTCTGGAAGACCCAGTACGCCAACCATTACTCCTCATACTGTCGAACGATTACCTAGAGAGGCAAATAATGTACATTACCCGGTTCTGGTACCAAACATGAAAGGTCTGGACAATTTGTTGAAGCTCCAGGAAGAGTGGAAAGGCAAGGGTTTGGGAAACCTGTCGGATGAAATTGCTGTTTTCGTCTCTGCAACTGAAGTGAGTCAGGTTTTGAGGTTTTATCA
The Cryptococcus depauperatus CBS 7841 chromosome 1, complete sequence DNA segment above includes these coding regions:
- a CDS encoding CTP synthase, encoding MVKYILVCGGVISGIGKGVIASSTGLILKTAGLKVTSIKIDPYMNIDAGTMAPTEHGEVYVLNDGGETDLDLGNYERYLDVSLNRDNNVTTGKVYQHVIDRERRGDYLGKTVQIVPHLTNTIQDWIERVSKIPVDETGEEPDVCIIELGGTVGDIESMPFIEAMRQFQFRVGHENFALIYVSLIPLVSGEQKTKPTQAGVRDLRGLGLLPDLIACRCTEELLTATMEKVSMFCHVSPRQVLGVHNVSSTYHVPLLLKDQGMLHFFWERLSLSSVKIKDELKIKGERIETSWKTLTRGLERCFESVEIVLVGKYTALEDSYMSVVKSLEHASMRCGRKLELHWVDSGDLELNMQTENPVKFHNAWKSVCSAKGIIVPGGFGLRGTEGMIAAAKWAREQRVPYLGICLGFQVAVIEWARHVCNLKDSNSAELFPDCQHPIICFMPEISKTHMGGTMRLGLRPTIFEPNTEKSKLRRLYGNKDIVWERHRHRYEVEPRYVEQLEAPGGLRFIGKDERGERMQMLELEDHPYFVGLQAHPEFCSRPLNPSPPFLGLVAAACGLSILAEQIANNEKTYVDPHPESAKVVPASEAATQAGREKEQAVEG